The Glaciimonas sp. PCH181 nucleotide sequence GCCGCGAGCATTATGGGTAGCCCGAAGCCAGTACTAAAAGCAAAGCCGTTCACTCTCCTTGCCAGCCGAGATCAAAAAAAGTATCACCTCTGACCCAACTATTTTCTGATGACGGCCACCCGCATGAACATCCAATTGCAGACTTAATGTCCTAAAAAGGCGTGTATACGACATCTGACGCAACGCAAGTGCGCCTATGATCGTTTCAGAAACCCCACGCGCTATGCTTATCAGAGAGAGAAAAATGGAAATTCAAAACGCCGTCCTGTTTATTACTGGCGCAAATCGCGGCCTTGGTTTGGCCTTTGCACAAGAAGCGCTTCGCCGCGGTGCCAAAAAAGTTTATGCGGGCGTGCGCAATCCGACTGAAACCAACACGCCGGGCATCGTGCAGGTGAAACTTGATGTCACCGATGCAGCATCGATCATTGCCGCGGCAAAACAATGCGGCGACACAACTTTGCTGATCAACAACGCAGGTATTGCACGCCTCAACAGCAGCAGTCTTGATGCATCAATGATCGACCTTAGCCGAGAAATCTTCGAGACCAATTATTACGGAACCATCTTGGTTAGTCAGGCCTTCGCGCCGATTCTAGCCAAAAATGGCGGCGGCGCAGTCATTAATGTGCTATCCGACGCCACCTGGTTTTCGCGTCCGATGCTGGCCGCCTATTCCGCCTCAAAATCTGCGGTATGGAGTTTTACGAATGCCTTGCGTATCGAATTGCGCAATCAGAATACGGCAGTATCAGGCCTGCACGTCAGCTTCATGGATACCGATATGACGAGTGGCTTTGAGATGAAAAAAACCAGCCCGCAGGATGTCGCGCAGGCTGCCTTGTCCGGTATTGAAGAGGGTAAGGAAGAGATACTGGTGGATGATTTCACTAAAGCCGTTAAGCAAAGCTTCGCGAGCGAAAAAACAATTTATCTGAATCCACCGGAAATCGCATAAAGACATTTTGTGAACGCGGTAGACGTGGCGCAGCGCCAGTCTATCGCACTCATATTTCGCAGATTGCCCGAATCATGGGCGCTGCAATTAGCGTCGAAAATCAGCTACGAAAATCGGATTCAGTGTTGGTGATCAAGCGCAAAGCAGCGGTCCATGCCAGCACGTCGAGGTTCTGATCGATCTCATCCGCAGACTGTTGCGCGGTCAATTCACGCACATGTTCCAACGGATAACGCAACTCTCTGCCGCCAGCGACGGCCTGCACTTGGGCCTGACAAGCGCGTTCCAGAAAATAGATTTGATTGAAGGCTTCGGGTATCGTGCGTCCTACCGCAAGCAGGCCGTGATTGCGCAAAATCATCGCCATGTGCGGCCCTAAATCGTTGACCAACCGCTGTTGTTCCGAGCGGTTCAGTGCGATGCCTTCGTAGTCGTGATAACCAAGCCTGTTATAGAATTTCAACGCATGCTGGCTGATCGGCAGCAGACCTTCTTCTTGCGCGGATACGGCAATACCTGCCGCAGTGTGCGTATGCACGATGCAGGCGACATCAACGCGCGCTGTGTGAATTGCTGAGTGAATATTGAAGCCCGCTTTATTCACGCTATTGCTGTTAGCTTCTGCGCCAACGACGTGCCCTTCGCGGTCGACTTTAATCAGATCGGAGGCGCGCATTTCATGAAACAACACGCCGTAGCGATTGATCAAAAAATGTTCATGCTCGCCCGGTATGCGTGCCGAGATGTGTGTATCGATGAGGTCCGTCATATGAAAATGCGCCAACAAACGGTATAGGGCGGCTAAATCACAGCGCGTGCGCCATTCTTCGTCGGTCACGCTGTCGCAACTGATCGCGCGATCTTTTTGATACACAAAACTCTCCTTGAATTGAAGACTTCGCAGGTGACGGCTGTTTGCGCCACCTGCTTTAGAAATACAGGGGATAACTCCTATGCGTCGGCCCGGGGAAAATGTTCCCCGAACCGATTATCACTATTAACGTCAATAAATAGTGACTACGCTTTAGCGCGTTCTTCTTGCTGCGCGCGGCGTACCTGGCGTGCCTTCGACCAGTCGATGCACCATTGCGAACAAAATACATGACCATCTACGTGCGTTGACGCCGGGCCATTTTCGTAAATCAGCGCGCCGCAGTTGGTGCACTTGATGTACTGCTCTATGTAAAGACCATTCTGGGAGAATTTCATAATTAGACTTCCTGATAACGGTAATATTTTTTCGCTGCAGCGATAGATACGTAACCTTCACGCACATCTTCTGCAACGGCTTCCTTGGTGCGATCCGCAGGCTTGCCATAACCGCCACCACCGGGGGTGACTAGTCTTACGCGGTCGCCCTTCAACAGTTCGACGTTGGAATAGCGACTTGAAGAACGCTTTCCATAAGCTTCCTTCATGGTTTCCCAGCCAGTTTTACCGGCCTTCTGCACCAACGTCGCACCCAGTCCCCCTACCTCGCCGCCATTCAAACCCCAAGGTGCCAGTTCGTGGCGATCGGTCATTTGGGATGCGGTAATTTTCTCATTCAGACACAGCATCTGTTTAGAGTAGCCGACGCCGCCACGGAATTCACCAGCGCCGCCTGAATCCTGATTAAATGCCAGACTTTCGATACGCCAAGGAAAACGCGTTTCGTAGACTTCAACCGGTGTAATCCGGCAGTTACCGTTAATCGAATCAACCGCGTCATTGCCGTCGGCAAATGCCCGACCACCCCAGCCAACCGCTTCCAGATCGTAGCAAGCGAAATATTCGCCGGTATCGGCCGCGACGCCGCCGAATACGAAATTGCAATGGGTCGCCCCTTCTGCGGCCATTACGCGCATCGGTACAGCGTCCGCCATTGCGCCGAGAATTGCGCCGACGATACGTGGATGGGTCTCGGTATTGCCGCCGACTTCAGGTGCAGGAAAATCGACGTTGACGATGGTTCCCGGTGGCGCGACGATGCGGATCGGACGGAAACATCCGCTATTTCTCGGAATCGACGGATCGGTCATATGCAAAATCGCGTTATATGCCGCCGACGTGGAGACGCCCAATGTCGCGTTGATCGGGCCGGACGCTTGCGTAGAAGAGCCGGTGTAATCGATGACGACATCGCCGCCGGTTTTATGCACTTCAACCTGAATGACGTGGATCCGTCCCTCATCGATACCATCGCTTTCGATGAAATCTTTGAACGCATAAATGCCATCGGGAATCGCTTCCAACTCTGCGCGCATGCGGCGTTCTGAGTACAACAGCAAATCGTTTACGGTCTCGCGTACTTTTTCTTTGCCGTACTTTTCAAACACCATCTTCATCTGTTTTTCACCCAGATCCACAGCGGCGATCAATGCACGCAAGTCGCCGTAGTTGGTTCTTGGCGTGCGCACATTGGCTAACAGCAGTTTCCAGATATCCCGATTATCCTTGCCTTTAGTCTTAATTTTTACTGGCGGAATGCGCAGGCCTTCGTGAAAGATTTCTGTCGCCTCACCGCAAAATCCGCCTGGGGCCATACCGCCAACTTCGGCAAGATGCCCGATGGCCACCGCCCAGCCGATGACTTCGCCATCGATAAAAATCGGTTTGAAAAAGGTATGCTCAGGCGTATGCAAGCCGCCCCGATAGGGGTCGTTATGCAAAATAATGTCGCCGTCGCTGAGGTCGGCCATATCGATTTCTTTTAGGCAGGACTTGACCAGCAAAGGCATACCGCCGATTTGTGCCGGGCAGTAATCAGCAACCGCAATCATGTCGCCTTCAACGTTAGCCAGACCGCAGGTAAAATCCAGCGCTTCGTTAAAAATGGTGGAGTACGACGTTTTCATCAAGGTGATGCCCATCTCACGACAGATGGAAACCATCGTCGATTCGAGAATGTTCATAGTGACCATATCCATGTATTTCCCCTCAAGCAGTGATAATCAGATTGCCGTACTGGTCAACCCGGAGTGTTTGATTCGGTCGAAGAATCGTCACAGACGCGCTTTCTTCGATGATTGCCGGGCCGGTGATTACCTGTCCCTGCTTAAACGTATCGCGGTTGTACGTCGGCGTGTCCAGCCAGCCGTCTTCATAGCGAACCCGGCGGGCACCGCTGGTCGCTGGCGTGCCTTGGCCTTCGGGCAGCTTTCGCAATAGCGGTTTTTCCGAAATCGCGACGGCGATGACTTTTAGATTGACCAGCTCGATGGTTTCGCCGGGGATGGCGAAACCAAAGCGTGCCTCGTGCTGCTCATGAAAATTGGCCCACAACGCTTGCGTCGATTCGGGGTTGAAATCATCGCCGTTGACGATGACTTCCAGCTCATGATTTTGGCCAAGATAGCGTGCTTCGACCGAGCGATAGACCTCGATATTAGCGCCATGACCCTGCTCTTTAAGCTCTGCAACTGCGCCTTCGACCAATTCTTTGGCTGCGGCAGAAACGCGCTCAAATTCAAAGTTGGTCGAGACTTGCTGCACAGTGCGATGCCGGTCTACGCGAGCATCGGTCATGATGAAGCCGAAGGCGGAGAACTGGCCCGGATAATTTGGCACCATGCCTTGCGGAATCCCGCTGATTTCCATCATGTCGCAAATATGTACCGGACCAGCACCACCGGAGGCGACGACGGTAAAGTCACGCGGATCAAGTCCACGTTGCAGCAATACCGCACGCAATGCGCCTAACATATTGTTGTTGGCAATCTGAATCATGGCGTAGGCCGCCGCATCAACTTCCATGCCTAATTGGTCGGCAATTACTTTAACCGCCTGATGGGCTGCATCGCCATCCAATTTCATGCGGCCGCCAAGAAAGTATTCAGGATTGATACGTCCCAAAACGACGTTGGCATCTGTCACGGTTGCGTGCTTTCCACCGCGGCCATAGGCAGCCGGGCCAGGATCGGCACCGGCGGATTGCGGTCCCATGCGCAACATGCCACCCTTGTCGATCCATGCGATCGAACCGCCGCCCGCACCGATGGTGTGGATATCGATCATCGGAATCTGAATCGGCAAACCCCATTCAATTTCGAAATCGGTTGTGACGTGTTCCATGCTATCGACGACCGTAGAACAGTCGGTCGAGGTGCCGCCCATGTCAAAGGTCACCAGATTTTTAATGCCGGTAAGTTGTGCGACGGCACGGGTGGCGACCACCGCGCCGGTCGGGCCGGACAAGGTCATTTGCACCGGCGATTCCGCTGCGCCGCGCATGGTCGATTCACCGCCGTTAGATTTGATAACGCCGACTCTGCTGCCGACGCCAAGTTCATCCAGCTGCTTTTGCATGCGCTTGAAATTGGTCGAGACGATGGGTTTCAAATACGCGTCTGCAATCGTGGTCGATGCGCGATCGTATTCTTTCCATTTAGGGAGTACGTCGTAAGAAATCGATACCGGAATATCGGGCAATTCCTGACTCAGAATTTCGCCGATACGACGTTCATGCACAGGATTGATGTAGGAGAAAAGTGTACAAATGGCGATGGCTTCTATCGACTTGTCTGCGCGGATTTTCTTGGCAAGTTCGACGACAGCGTTCTCGTCAAGGGCCAGCACAACCTCACCTTTTGCGGACAGACGTTCCGGGATTTCGAAACAGTCTTCGCGCTTGACCAAAGGTTTGGTTTTGATCCAGGTAATGTCGTAGTGACTGCGGCGGTCGCCGCGCTGGATAAACGGGATATCCCGAAAACCAGCGGTGGTGACGTAGGCCACTTTAGCGCCGCGCCGTGTAAGTAGCGCATTGGTCGCGATAGTGGTGCCAAGCCGAATCTTGCTGACTGCGGCAAGATTGTCGTGCTGCGCAAGCCCTTGTAAAACGCCTTCGATTGGCTCTTTCGGCGTGGTCAGGTTTTTCCAGTTTTTAATGGTGCCTGTTTCCGCGTCGTACGCTACAAAATCGGTGAAAGTACCACCAATGTCAATGCCAATGATGTCGATGCCCTGCATTTGTCTCACTCCTTAGCAAACCTTCTGTTAAAACAACTAATTGTCTGGATATGCGGCAGAAATCCGCATCCAGGAATCCTTAATATGTGCGTCTAGTGCTGCTGCTGCGATATCTGCATTTTTGGTCGCGATGGCTTCAACAATTGGCCAATGATCGGCCGCCGCCTCGTCCAGCGTTTCAAATCGATGTTCGACCAACGTGATCGACATCTGTACTTCTGCATGAATATTCATAAACGCCCGCAAAATCTGACTGTTACCAGACAGTTCGCAAATACGTTGATGGAAGGCGATATCGGCCTGCACCAATTCCATTTCTTTTCCCTCCTTGGCCGCCGTTGCCATGCGTTCGGCAATCGCTACCAGTCCGGCATGGTCTTTTTCTTCCATCTTTGGCAAAGCCTGACGGATGGCAAAGCCCTCAATCAGCTGGCGGAACGAAAAAATATCTTCGATATCCTGCTTCGAAAACGACCGCACAAACGTGCCGCGCCGTGGCGATGAAACGAGCAGTCCGCGTTCTTCCAACATGCGGATTGCTTCCCGAATCGGGTTACGACTGATGCCTAGCGTGCGTGCTAGTTCGGCTTCGTTGACGCGCTGACCGCCGCGCAAGCGTCCGCTAACTAATTCACGGAATAGATGCTCGGCAACCTGCTCGGACAGCATCGGACTATCGACAATCACGCGCCCGCTGGATTGATCGGAAGGAGTGGAAAAAGGATTGGTCATATCTTCATTCTCTGGAGTTTTCGGAGTACTCGATCTATCGAAAATTCCCGCCCGGCCATCAGGCCATCGCGTCGATAGATGAGAATCAAGAGCATAGCACTTGCGAGTACCAATTCCTGCACCCCAGTGGGTAACGAAAACTGGTTTCCTGCCACACTGATGCCTGATTCAAGTTGCCGAAAAATCTCAGTAATACTCTGCACCACGACCACCCCCACCACCGCCCCGGCCAGACTGCGCATTCCGCCAACGATCAGCATGGCCAGCGTAATGAACGTCAAATCGAGGAAAAAGGAGTCCGTAGAAATGGTGCCGACAAAGTGCGCCTGAAGCACACCCGCCATGCCCATGACCGCGCCGGAGAGCGTAAAGGCGATCAAACGCGACCAATACAGCGATACCCCGGCAGCCTTGGCAGCTACTTCATCTTCACGGCTGGCTCTGAGCAAAAGACCCCATTTTGACTTTTGGTAGACAAACGCCACGATCACCGCAATCGCTGCGCCGCCCGCCGCAATCGGCGCGGTCACGAACGCTGGCAAACCGACAATGGAAGCGGTGCCCATCGTGACGCTATCCCAGTTTGAATACACGGTATTGAAGATAAACAATGCCGCCAGCGTCGAAATCGATGCTGCCAGGCCAGACAAACGCATTAATATCAGGCCGACAATGAATGCTGCAATGCAGGCCAGTGCGACGGAGACCAGGCCGGAACTCCAGATCGGCATGCTTTTGTCTAGCAAAAATGCGGGAAGCCCCGGCATCACCATCGGTTTTAGTGCTTCGCAGCAGGTTTGCCAGGCGGTTGCATAAGCGGCAATTGCCATGAAAGCGACATGTCCGAAAGAAACAATCCCTGAATTGCCGATGAATATATACAGGCCAACCACCGTGACGATACGGATCAGGGCTAGCGTGACCATGCTTTGGACTTCTTGATTGCCAGAAGCGACGACGCCAAAAGCGATCAAAAGAAGCGGCACAATAATCGCGATCACCGGCCACCAAGCCTGCAACATGCCATCGTTCGCGGGGGTAATGGTACGGTTGGCGCAGATGTCTTGAGATTTCATTGTTTTCAGCATCACACACGCTCCCGATTGGTGCTGTTGGCGATTAGTCCGTTAGGTCTGACCAGCAACATCAAAATAACTAGTCCAAATACGCCCGCATCACGAAACGGTCGCAGATCCACCGGCAGATATGCTTGCAGAAAGACGCCAAAGCAGCCGACTAAGAACCCACCCAGCACAGCGCCGACCAACGATCCCATTCCGCCGATGACAGTAGCGAAGAAGGCATAAATCACCGGCAACGTTCCCATCCGGATATCCAGCGTGCCGGTCTGCATCACAAACAGTAAAGACACCGCGCCGGAGAGGACACCGCTAATCGCAAAGGCAACCGCGATAACCCGATTGGCGGGCACACCGACCAGCCGCGCCATCTGGAAATTTTCTGCGGCTGCACGCATCTGAATGCCCATAGGCGTACGGCGCAGAAAGAACACTAAAGAGATCAGCAAGACTGCACACACGCCCATCGTTAACAATTGCGTTCCGGGAATCCGCAGTGCGCCAAAGCTGATCGATGCATTCAGACCGCCGCTGATATCAATCGACTTAGGCCTGCCGGTGTAGACCAGCATGATCAAATGCTGCAAAAAATAGCTGACCGCAAATGACGACACTAGCAATGTTGCGGGATTGGTTTGCCGCAGCGGACGAAAGGCAATCCGTTCGGTCACCAACGCCACCACGACCACAAATATAATGACCGCGCCCAGCATTAGCGGCACAGGTAATGCACCGAACATCAACGCTGGTGTCACGCTGGCGCTGGGGATAATCAGCGAATACGCGCCGACCGTAATGTAATCACCCTGCGCGAAGTTGATCAGGCGCATGATGCCGAACACAAAGCCGATTGCCAACGCGGCCAGCGCATACAGACTGCCCAGCGCGGCGGCGTCTACAAGAGTTTGGACGAAGTACATTTATGCGACCTCGCAAAGGCTGGGTTGGATGGCGGATTTGCTGCCGAGATAGGCACGCAGCACGGTTTCATTGCGTTGAATCTCAGCCGGCGTGCCCTCGGCGATGCTAATGCCACCATCCAGAACATGAATTCGCTGACATACGCCCATGACGACTTCCATGTTGTGTTCGATCAAAAGAACACCGCAACCGAAGTCGGCAGGGATCGCGGCAATCAAATGCATCAGGGCGTCGCATTCACTGTCGTTCATTCCCGATGCAGGCTCGTCCAACAGTGCGAAAGCCGGATCAAGCGCTAATGCGCGGCCAATCCCGATGCGGCGTTCGTTGCCATATGACAAGCTGTTACAGCGCTGGTCGCTCATCGCTGCGCAATCCATCCATGCCAATATCTCGGCGGCACGCTGTTTTGCTTTACGGGCGCTAAGCCCGCTGCCCATCGCGGCGACCGTCAGGTTTTCGGCGACGGTCAGATCCTTGAATAAACGCCCGGCCTGAAAGGTCCGCCCGATACCTGCTTGCGCAGTTTTGTGCGGACCTTTGGCGGCAACTGCGACGTCGTTCAGCAGCACTTTTCCCTGCGTTGGCTGCTGAAATCCGCTTAACACGTTCACCATCGTGGTCTTGCCAGCGCCGTTTGGGCCGATCAGGCCGAATATCTCGCCCTGCTTCAGCGTGAGATTCACGCCGGTCAGGGCGGCGATACCGCCAAAGGACACATGCACGTCTTCGACGACCAAACTGGCATTTTGAATTGCTCTCATCTCTTTTCCATTCTTGAAAAGTGGCTCTCTACTGGGCGTTTAGCGTCAGCCACCGATTCTGAAAAGGAGTTTCTTGTCTGGCGTGAATTTGTTTTGATACATCTCTACCGCGTGGAAAGAGCCGTTCTCTACCTTCAAGATTAGCCACGGCCGGTTCAACTGGATGTGCAAGTCTTTACGATAAGTCGTCGGGCCGACCAGAAACGGTTGATTGGTGAAACTGTTCATCACGGCGAGATTTTTGTCGGAGTCGGTGCTGTGCGTGGTCGTCACTGCGTAGGCCCACTGCTCAATCAGGCTATAGCCTAGTACCGAATACGAAGAAACCGGGGCCTCTTTCCAGCGCGCTTTAAAGTTGGCGATAAACGTGTTCATCGCAGGCCGTGGATCATCGCCGTACAAGGACATGAAGGCTGGCACGTAGAAATCTTTCAGCTTGGGGACCGCGTTTAACCAATAGTTATCGACCATCGCTGTCGTGCCCAGAATCGGAACATTGATGCCTGCTGCGCGCAATTGACGGATGGCTGAAGCGCCGCCCGGCATGAAACTACAGACAAATACAGAGTCTGGTTTTTTGGAAAGACTATTTAAGCGGGTAATTTGTGCGGCGATAGACGGATCATTATTTTTGAAGACGTCATTGCCGAGAATTGAATCTTTACCATCGCCCTTGGCCCAGGCTGCACGGAAACCGGCGCAACCGGATTTTGAATACTCGATAGTGGTGTCTTCGAGCACGTAAGTAGTCTTTAACTTCAATTTCTCTTGCGCATATTCCGCAATGGCAACGCCCTCGGATTGTGCTGCGCTATTGGCGGTAAAGGCGTAGTCACCAACACCTTGCACGCCCATTTTTGGATCCGCTGCGCACAAGCTCATCGTGATGACTTTGGCTTTTTGTCCTGCCAGTGCAGCAGGCGCGCCGAAATCGTAATCACAGGAGACAACTAACAGATTCACGCCGGATCGAATCAATTCAGCGCCCGCGCTGGCCGAGCGTTCGCGTTCGGTTTTGGTGTCGATGACACGGTATTTAAGTTGTCGGCCTAACAATCCACCGGCTTTATTGATTTCGTCGATCTTTAGCACAGCCGCCTTAAAAGGGGCGGAATCGTAATTTTGCAGCCAACCGGATTCCGCAATGGCAAAACCGATCGTGATCGGTTCGTCAGCTGCGCGGGCGCTGGAAAGCCCCACCGTCGCAGCAAGGCTGAATAGCGCAAGTCCGCGCAAACCCGTCTTAAGTAACTGATGCATGTGTCTCGTCTCCTTTTATTTGTATAGATGACTAGCGGCGTTATCGGCCTTGTCACAGTTCGCTTGATCTGGCTTAATTGAAGACAGTGGACTGTAGACAGTTCGAACTATAAAAACTATAATCTTTCGTGTCAAGGAGTTTTTAGCGGCATGCGCAAACGTCTGACAGGGCTCAGATTGCTGGGCGGCTCACAGTAAAACAGGAGGAGTACCGATGTTAGAGATCAAAAATCTACATGCTTCTTACGGGCAATTGAATGCCGTAAAAGGCGTTGATATCACTGTCAATGAGGGGGAAATCGTGTTCGTGGTCGGCCCAAATGGTGCTGGCAAGTCGACGCTGTTGAAGTGCGTGTCCGGTTTGCTGCGCCCTACTTCGGGAACGATTACGTTTTGCGGCAAATCAATTCTGAAGGAACAGCCGGAACGACTCTGCCGCAGCGGACTGGCGCTGGTGCCTGAAGGTCGTCATATTTTCGGCACACTTTCTGTAGAAGAAAATTTGCGACTGGCGGCAATGCATCGAAAAGATAGCGCTGAGGTTAAGAAAGATATCGCCTGGGTGGTCGAGACTTTTCCGATTCTAGGCAAACGCTTCAAAGGCGCGGCGGGCTATCTGTCGGGCGGAGAGCAACAACAACTGGCGATAGCACGCGCCATTCTTCTGAAGCCAAAACTGATGATGATTGATGAACCGTCGCTGGGCCTTGCCCCTTTGGTGATCGATCAGGTGTATGCAAGCCTGAAAAAACTCAACGAAGGCGGAATGACGCTG carries:
- a CDS encoding SDR family oxidoreductase, which encodes MEIQNAVLFITGANRGLGLAFAQEALRRGAKKVYAGVRNPTETNTPGIVQVKLDVTDAASIIAAAKQCGDTTLLINNAGIARLNSSSLDASMIDLSREIFETNYYGTILVSQAFAPILAKNGGGAVINVLSDATWFSRPMLAAYSASKSAVWSFTNALRIELRNQNTAVSGLHVSFMDTDMTSGFEMKKTSPQDVAQAALSGIEEGKEEILVDDFTKAVKQSFASEKTIYLNPPEIA
- a CDS encoding class II aldolase/adducin family protein; its protein translation is MYQKDRAISCDSVTDEEWRTRCDLAALYRLLAHFHMTDLIDTHISARIPGEHEHFLINRYGVLFHEMRASDLIKVDREGHVVGAEANSNSVNKAGFNIHSAIHTARVDVACIVHTHTAAGIAVSAQEEGLLPISQHALKFYNRLGYHDYEGIALNRSEQQRLVNDLGPHMAMILRNHGLLAVGRTIPEAFNQIYFLERACQAQVQAVAGGRELRYPLEHVRELTAQQSADEIDQNLDVLAWTAALRLITNTESDFRS
- a CDS encoding hydantoinase B/oxoprolinase family protein, encoding MDMVTMNILESTMVSICREMGITLMKTSYSTIFNEALDFTCGLANVEGDMIAVADYCPAQIGGMPLLVKSCLKEIDMADLSDGDIILHNDPYRGGLHTPEHTFFKPIFIDGEVIGWAVAIGHLAEVGGMAPGGFCGEATEIFHEGLRIPPVKIKTKGKDNRDIWKLLLANVRTPRTNYGDLRALIAAVDLGEKQMKMVFEKYGKEKVRETVNDLLLYSERRMRAELEAIPDGIYAFKDFIESDGIDEGRIHVIQVEVHKTGGDVVIDYTGSSTQASGPINATLGVSTSAAYNAILHMTDPSIPRNSGCFRPIRIVAPPGTIVNVDFPAPEVGGNTETHPRIVGAILGAMADAVPMRVMAAEGATHCNFVFGGVAADTGEYFACYDLEAVGWGGRAFADGNDAVDSINGNCRITPVEVYETRFPWRIESLAFNQDSGGAGEFRGGVGYSKQMLCLNEKITASQMTDRHELAPWGLNGGEVGGLGATLVQKAGKTGWETMKEAYGKRSSSRYSNVELLKGDRVRLVTPGGGGYGKPADRTKEAVAEDVREGYVSIAAAKKYYRYQEV
- a CDS encoding hydantoinase/oxoprolinase family protein produces the protein MQGIDIIGIDIGGTFTDFVAYDAETGTIKNWKNLTTPKEPIEGVLQGLAQHDNLAAVSKIRLGTTIATNALLTRRGAKVAYVTTAGFRDIPFIQRGDRRSHYDITWIKTKPLVKREDCFEIPERLSAKGEVVLALDENAVVELAKKIRADKSIEAIAICTLFSYINPVHERRIGEILSQELPDIPVSISYDVLPKWKEYDRASTTIADAYLKPIVSTNFKRMQKQLDELGVGSRVGVIKSNGGESTMRGAAESPVQMTLSGPTGAVVATRAVAQLTGIKNLVTFDMGGTSTDCSTVVDSMEHVTTDFEIEWGLPIQIPMIDIHTIGAGGGSIAWIDKGGMLRMGPQSAGADPGPAAYGRGGKHATVTDANVVLGRINPEYFLGGRMKLDGDAAHQAVKVIADQLGMEVDAAAYAMIQIANNNMLGALRAVLLQRGLDPRDFTVVASGGAGPVHICDMMEISGIPQGMVPNYPGQFSAFGFIMTDARVDRHRTVQQVSTNFEFERVSAAAKELVEGAVAELKEQGHGANIEVYRSVEARYLGQNHELEVIVNGDDFNPESTQALWANFHEQHEARFGFAIPGETIELVNLKVIAVAISEKPLLRKLPEGQGTPATSGARRVRYEDGWLDTPTYNRDTFKQGQVITGPAIIEESASVTILRPNQTLRVDQYGNLIITA
- a CDS encoding GntR family transcriptional regulator, with translation MTNPFSTPSDQSSGRVIVDSPMLSEQVAEHLFRELVSGRLRGGQRVNEAELARTLGISRNPIREAIRMLEERGLLVSSPRRGTFVRSFSKQDIEDIFSFRQLIEGFAIRQALPKMEEKDHAGLVAIAERMATAAKEGKEMELVQADIAFHQRICELSGNSQILRAFMNIHAEVQMSITLVEHRFETLDEAAADHWPIVEAIATKNADIAAAALDAHIKDSWMRISAAYPDN
- a CDS encoding branched-chain amino acid ABC transporter permease — translated: MKSQDICANRTITPANDGMLQAWWPVIAIIVPLLLIAFGVVASGNQEVQSMVTLALIRIVTVVGLYIFIGNSGIVSFGHVAFMAIAAYATAWQTCCEALKPMVMPGLPAFLLDKSMPIWSSGLVSVALACIAAFIVGLILMRLSGLAASISTLAALFIFNTVYSNWDSVTMGTASIVGLPAFVTAPIAAGGAAIAVIVAFVYQKSKWGLLLRASREDEVAAKAAGVSLYWSRLIAFTLSGAVMGMAGVLQAHFVGTISTDSFFLDLTFITLAMLIVGGMRSLAGAVVGVVVVQSITEIFRQLESGISVAGNQFSLPTGVQELVLASAMLLILIYRRDGLMAGREFSIDRVLRKLQRMKI
- a CDS encoding branched-chain amino acid ABC transporter permease; translated protein: MYFVQTLVDAAALGSLYALAALAIGFVFGIMRLINFAQGDYITVGAYSLIIPSASVTPALMFGALPVPLMLGAVIIFVVVVALVTERIAFRPLRQTNPATLLVSSFAVSYFLQHLIMLVYTGRPKSIDISGGLNASISFGALRIPGTQLLTMGVCAVLLISLVFFLRRTPMGIQMRAAAENFQMARLVGVPANRVIAVAFAISGVLSGAVSLLFVMQTGTLDIRMGTLPVIYAFFATVIGGMGSLVGAVLGGFLVGCFGVFLQAYLPVDLRPFRDAGVFGLVILMLLVRPNGLIANSTNRERV
- a CDS encoding ABC transporter ATP-binding protein; the encoded protein is MRAIQNASLVVEDVHVSFGGIAALTGVNLTLKQGEIFGLIGPNGAGKTTMVNVLSGFQQPTQGKVLLNDVAVAAKGPHKTAQAGIGRTFQAGRLFKDLTVAENLTVAAMGSGLSARKAKQRAAEILAWMDCAAMSDQRCNSLSYGNERRIGIGRALALDPAFALLDEPASGMNDSECDALMHLIAAIPADFGCGVLLIEHNMEVVMGVCQRIHVLDGGISIAEGTPAEIQRNETVLRAYLGSKSAIQPSLCEVA
- a CDS encoding ABC transporter substrate-binding protein, with the translated sequence MHQLLKTGLRGLALFSLAATVGLSSARAADEPITIGFAIAESGWLQNYDSAPFKAAVLKIDEINKAGGLLGRQLKYRVIDTKTERERSASAGAELIRSGVNLLVVSCDYDFGAPAALAGQKAKVITMSLCAADPKMGVQGVGDYAFTANSAAQSEGVAIAEYAQEKLKLKTTYVLEDTTIEYSKSGCAGFRAAWAKGDGKDSILGNDVFKNNDPSIAAQITRLNSLSKKPDSVFVCSFMPGGASAIRQLRAAGINVPILGTTAMVDNYWLNAVPKLKDFYVPAFMSLYGDDPRPAMNTFIANFKARWKEAPVSSYSVLGYSLIEQWAYAVTTTHSTDSDKNLAVMNSFTNQPFLVGPTTYRKDLHIQLNRPWLILKVENGSFHAVEMYQNKFTPDKKLLFRIGG
- a CDS encoding ABC transporter ATP-binding protein is translated as MLEIKNLHASYGQLNAVKGVDITVNEGEIVFVVGPNGAGKSTLLKCVSGLLRPTSGTITFCGKSILKEQPERLCRSGLALVPEGRHIFGTLSVEENLRLAAMHRKDSAEVKKDIAWVVETFPILGKRFKGAAGYLSGGEQQQLAIARAILLKPKLMMIDEPSLGLAPLVIDQVYASLKKLNEGGMTLLVVEQSTARVLDLADEITVLRNGRVILSQSAEEGLDGQALEKAYFGYQTEETTVAALTPHLHMQEQSKVVHLKTH